The following proteins are encoded in a genomic region of Methanobrevibacter gottschalkii DSM 11977:
- a CDS encoding 3-hydroxyacyl-CoA dehydrogenase: MSIKKVVVAGGGVLGSQIALQTAYCGFDVTIWLRSEGSIERAQPKLERFKNIYVDTLEKMKTDASAYCRGLSKKADLSSEELDALKEQAQNAYDSLKLTTSYEEAAKDADLIIEAISENPEQKIAFYQELAKHMEDKTILVTNSSTLLPSMFAEYTGRPEKYLSLHFANTIWANNTAEVMGHPGTEQKYYDEVVKFAEDINMIPLKLKKEQPGYILNSLLVPFLNAGQALLANDVADHETIDKTWILATGSPAGPFHILDIVGLETAYNIVIMNPESKDPETTPGKIAKMLKEKIDAGETGINAGKGFYEY; this comes from the coding sequence ATGAGTATAAAAAAAGTCGTTGTCGCAGGCGGAGGAGTACTCGGTAGTCAAATTGCACTTCAAACAGCATATTGCGGATTTGATGTGACAATTTGGCTTAGAAGTGAAGGATCAATTGAAAGAGCTCAACCAAAACTTGAAAGATTTAAAAACATCTATGTTGACACTCTTGAGAAAATGAAAACAGATGCAAGTGCATACTGCAGAGGTTTATCTAAAAAAGCAGATTTAAGTTCTGAAGAATTAGATGCTTTAAAAGAACAAGCGCAAAATGCATATGATAGTTTAAAATTAACAACAAGTTATGAAGAAGCAGCAAAAGATGCGGATTTAATTATTGAAGCTATCTCTGAAAATCCAGAACAAAAAATTGCATTTTACCAAGAATTAGCAAAACATATGGAAGATAAAACAATACTTGTAACAAATTCTTCAACATTGCTCCCATCAATGTTTGCTGAATATACTGGAAGACCTGAAAAATATCTTTCATTGCACTTTGCAAACACAATTTGGGCAAATAATACTGCTGAAGTAATGGGACATCCTGGAACCGAGCAAAAATACTATGATGAAGTTGTTAAATTTGCTGAAGATATTAACATGATTCCTTTAAAACTTAAAAAAGAACAACCAGGTTATATCTTAAACTCACTTTTAGTTCCATTCCTAAACGCAGGACAAGCATTACTTGCAAATGATGTAGCAGATCATGAGACAATTGATAAAACTTGGATTCTAGCAACAGGTTCTCCTGCAGGACCATTCCACATTTTAGATATTGTAGGACTTGAAACAGCATATAATATTGTTATTATGAATCCTGAATCAAAAGATCCTGAAACTACCCCTGGAAAAATTGCTAAAATGCTTAAAGAAAAAATTGATGCAGGTGAAACTGGTATTAATGCTGGAAAAGGATTTTATGAATATTAA